DNA from Lactobacillus sp. ESL0791:
AAATTTTAGCATATAGCAGAGCAAAGGCATGAGCTACCGGCCGCATTGACGTTGACCAGATTTTTGCACCTAAAGAATGTGGTAAAATCTCATAATTGTCAGGTAAATGTAAATCTTGATTTTTGCTGTTGACTACATCGTCAGTCAGTTTATGATAATAATAGCTTTTTTTAGTCATGAAAGCCTTTCTTTTTTATAAAGGTTATTAGGTAATTTTATCATGAAAAGCATGAGATGAAAAAGCGGGCATAAAGAGCTAGACTTTTTATGTTGAAAATGATAGGAGAAATATGGGTATGTTTGAACCAGTCAGTATTATTTTTATTGCGCTTGGGTTAATCGTTACGATAATGAGCCTGCTTAACGATAAATCAAAAGTTGATTATCTTTTCTTAGGAGTTCTTCTGCTAGTAATGGCAGGATTATTTTTATTAGAATTTCCTTTCTGCAGCGTTGTAGTGCGACCAAAACTGCTGCTAGGAATTGGGGTTGCGACAATTTTTAGCCTGATATTATTAGCAGTCGGCAAGATTAAAAAATTGAGTTTGCAGCTTACGAAAAGCAATCTTTTGGCTGCCAGCGCTATGTTCAGCATCACTGGCGTAATTTTGCTGGGACTATTGCTTGGCAATAATTACCGCGGCGGCTTGGCTGCGATGATTGTCCCAATTGCAGTGGTACTGGTTGGTATGCTGCTTCTGCTGTATGCTAAAACTAAAAAATAATTTAATTGTAATTACATATTACAATTGATTAGTTACAATTTTCCTTTTATAATTATTATGTAATGACATAAAAGGAGAAAACGACAATGAGATATACGATTGATGATTTTGCACGTTTGATTGACCACACGAATTTGCATGCCGATGCCACCGAAGCAGATATGAAGAAACTGTGCGATGAAGCCAAGAAATATCATTTTAAGATGGTTGCGATTAATCAGGTGCAATCAAGGTATTGCGCTGAACAATTGCAAGGAACTGATATTGATACGGGGGCAGCAATTAGTTTTCCTTTGGGGCAGACCACGGTTGAATCAAAGGTTTTTGATACGAAAGATGCTATCAAAAATGGTGCCAACGAAATTGATTATGTAGTTAATCTGACTAAGGTACGCGATCATGATTGGGACTACATTGAGGACGAGATGCGGCAAATCGTTGCTGCATGTCACGAGAAGAACATCCCGTGTAAGGTAATTTTTGAAACATGTTACCTAACCAAAGACGAGATCAAGCAGCTGGCACTGATCGCCAAGAAGGTTGAACCCGATTTTGTTAAAACCTCAACCGGTTTTGGCACCGCTGGTGCGAAGGTTGCAGATGTTAAGTTAATGAAAGAAAACGTTGGCGACCAGGTTAAGGTTAAAGCAGCTGGCGGTATTCGCAACACCGATGACTTTTTGGCGATGATTGCTGCCGGTGCTGAGAGGATCGGTACCAGCTCAGGTGTGAAAATTATTGAGACCCTTAAGAAGCGGTTTAAGGCTGACGATATTAGCTCATTAGATATTTAAGAGATGCAAAAATCAATGCTGCTTTTACTGATTAGTGAGCAGACATTGATTTTTTTTGTTATAGTAACCCTAATTATTAATTGAAGAAAGAAGGATTAGCGTGGCCAAGATGCAGCAGCCCAAGTATCAGTTAATTGCGGATGATCTTTTAAATAAAATTCAAACCGGGGTGTATCCGCAAAACACCTTGATCCCACCGGAAATTGAATTAGCAGAGCATTATCAGGTGAGCAGGCCAACTGTGCGGCAAGCCATTTCTAAGCTAGTCAATCAAGGTTATTTGGAAAGGCGGCGCAAACGGGGCACGCTGGTTAAACAAGCAAAAATTGAGCAGGAATTTACGCATATAATTGAAAGTTATAGTACGGAAATGAGTGCCAAGGGAATTTATCCCAAAACCAACTTGCTTTATTTTCAGGTAGAAAAAGCTAACGAAGAGGTCAGCAAAAATTTACAGATTACAGCACAGGCTCTAGTTTTTAAAATCGTGCGCTTACGCTATGCTAACAAACAGCCAATCGTTTTAGTAACAACTTATGTGCCGCAGGAACGGGTACCGGAACTGCAAAATTATGATTTGGGGCAAGTTTCTTTATATGAGACGCTAGAAAAGTATCAGTTAAAAGTAACCCATGTTATTAGAAAACTGGAAGTGCTGGAAGCCGATGAAACAACGGCGAATCTGCTAAATATTTCGCTGAATAAGCCGATCTTTTATTTTCATACTCAAGGTCTGACAAGTGATGAACGGCCGATTGAATATTCGATTGCTAAGTACCGGGGCGATTTGAATTCGTTTATGATTGATGTGCGGCGCTAAGTCCAATTACTAATTAATTTTGATATTGCCGTTAACTGTTCTAAGTGCCAAAGTATTGTTGTCATCATTGTCTGTAGCAAAATGTTTACCTACCTTGCTGCCATGATAAATGATTAAACCGACAACAGTAGATATATGGTAGCTCACGTTGTTGCTTGTTTCCTGCAGCTTAACGCTGCCATTTGTTAAATCAATAATATTTTGACCAAGAAATTTATTTCCGTCTAGATGAACGCTGCCGTTTTGTAATGTTGCCCTGATTGTCATTTGGCAATCGGTGATATTAAGACTGCCGTTCTGCAGGCGGGTATTAAATTGTGTTAACATTGCGTGGTCGAGCGTAATTGAACCGTTTGCTGCCTCAAGATTTAATGCTTGAGTGATGTGCACATTGGCTAACTTGCTGGAGCCGTTTTTTCCTTTGAGATCGACTTGTCCGCATGTTAAATCTACTAATTTAAGGCTGCCATTCACGTTTGTTCCAGTAATTTTACTTAGTGTGGCGTCTTGGGGCACGATGATTTCAATCTTTAATTTGATAATCCCCGCATTAAAACCAAAACCTCTCTGGTTTTGTTCAGTAACGACTAATTTTTGCTTGTGTACCTCAGCGCTAATCGGATAATCTTCATAATCGGTTATGATCACTTGGTAGTTGCTGCCGGGGTGAACTTCCACGCTGGCAATCTGCAAGTCTAGCAAAATATCGGTAAATGGATCAACGTCTAGGGTGCGTTCTCTGTTTGGTTTGCTTCCGAAAAAATTAAATCTCATCATTATTCCTCCAAAATTTAAAAGCTAATTAATGCTGATGTCGCCATCAGTTGTTTTTATTTGTAAATAATCAGTGCTGTTTGCCTTGATGCTAAAATCGTTGCCGACGTCTTTTCCTTGATAAGTAATATCGCCGTCAATTGACTTGGCTTGATAATTAAGCTTGTTGCCGATTCCAATTAGTTTTGCATCCCCATCGTTTAGCTTAATCATGTTGTTGCCCTTGAAATTGTTGTGTTCAGCATAAAGATCGCCATCGTTCGACCGTAAATTTAAGTTAAGCTGATTTTGGTGAAAGGCGATATCCCCATCAAATATCTCAAGATTAAATTGTTTAATGAGATTATGACGAAGAGTTATATCGCCATCACGCATAACAATTGCGCCATTGTCAATTTGTGCTTGCGTAATAGCAATGTCGCCGTCATTGGCTTTAACGGTCAAATCTTGGTCAATTTGAACATCATATAAATCGAGGTCGCCGTCTCTTTGTTCAAGCTGAATATCTTGCACTTTAATATTGTTTATTCTGATATCTCCTTCATAGTCATAACCGGAAAGCAAAGCCAGTGGGAGATTGTCAGGTATGGTAATTTCAACCATTAGGGTCGGGGTGTGGATTCCAATAAAGACTCCGAAACCAATTGTTGCTGCCACTTTTTGTTCAGTGATGATTAAAGTATCATCGACAACTTTAGTTGCGATTGGATGGTTATCGAATTCTGCGACTTCAACCTTGCATTCCGTTCCGTGATGAATTGTAATGTCTGCTGTCTGCAGCTCGAGCTTGATTTTACTAAAAGGCTCTGGCTGAAATGTGTGAGTACGAAGTGTATTTCTTTCAACGTGAAAATTATGGATATAAGTATCAAAACCATATTTACCAACTCTTGCATTTGCTTTAGTCTTATTTAAAATTTCCTGTGCTAAATCTTCCGGGCTGCCCAATACAAGCTTAATTTCAGCTGCGTCATTTGGTTTTTCGTACTCTAAAAATGTACGATAGTAATCCAGTGCTTGCTGGCGTTCTTGCTCTGGCAGTTCTGTCAAAGCAGCATCTAATTCTTTGATGTAATTAGCAATCATTTCGTCCATTTTGCGGCCTCCATTATTTATAATCTTAAATCAATCTTTTTGTTACCCTTAATTAAAATATATTTTGCTGAAAAAACAAGACGTTTTAACTAAGTGGTCGCTGAAATTGACTAAGTGGTCAAAAAAGAAGACTAAAAATCCGCAATCGTGATGACTGCGGATTTTTGCATAAACAAATTTATTTTAGCGTAATGTCCCAAACGGCCTTCTGTATCAAAGCTAATTATTTTTATTAAAAGCCATTGCAATTTTTGGAAGCGTATTTATAATAATAATTAGATAAATAAGAAATATAATTTCTTATTTAGAAAAAGAGGTGAGGAAATATGACAAGAAAAATATTTTTAGTTTCTCATGGTAATTTTGCAAAGGGGATGAAATCTTCAATAGAAATGATTGCTGGAAAATTTGATAACTTGTTTTCATTTGGATTACAGCCAGGTGGTAATCCAAATGAATTAGTCAATCAAGTTGTGAGTAATTTTGATGATTCTGATGAGGTGATAATTTTAGGTGATTTAAAGGGGGGAAGTGTTTGTAATGCAATGTTGGCTTTATCCTTAAGGAAGAATGTGACGTTAATAACAGGAACCAATTTAGCGTTAGCACTGGAAACAGTACTAAGGAGTAATAATGACGAATTGGATGAAGATATTATAAAAGCGAAAGATAATATTGAAAAGCTTGAAATTAAACCGCAAAAAAATAATGAAGAAGATTTTTTTAGTTAAAAATTTAAATATTATTTAAATATTATATAGAAACATAGGTGACAAAATGATTAAGATGCTAAGAATTGACGATCGACTTCTTCATGGTCAGGTTGCAGTAACATGGTCAAAAGAATTAAAAGTTAATCGGATTATTATAGTTAGCAAATCTGCTAGTGAAAATGAAATTCAAAAAAGTGCTTTGCAAATGGCCGCACCTGAGGGAACTAAGGCATTTGTAATGGATGTTGATAAAGCAGCTCAATTACTTAATGATCCTCGTGCACAGGCATTACGAATATTAATAGTTATGGAACATATTGATGAAGTAGTTGAATTGCTGAAAAAGCTAAATAGTATTCCTGAAACATTGGATATTGCAAATTACGGCAGAGTAGCTGGATTAATCGGTAGAAGTAAAGTAACGGATACAGTTTATTTAAATGACAATGAAAAAAATGCTTTTAAAAAATTATCAAAAGATAATTATAAATTTATTTATAGGCCATTACCTGGAGATTCAGAAAAATCTTTAGATAAGTTATTGGAGGTATAAGTTATGTTAATGAATGCAATTGGAGTCGGTTTAGCATGTATGCTAGTTAAATGGGGCAACTGGTGGGGCATGATGGGATGGGATCGTCCTATGATGGCCAGCACAATTACGGGAATTCTATTGGGGCATCCTACTGAAGGAATAGTTATTGGTGCATCATTGGAATTAGTATATATGGGGACACAATCAATGGGAGGAGTTTTACCTCAAGATTATGCTATTGGCGGTGTCTTCGGTTCTGCATTTGCAATTTTAATTGGGGCCAAGATGTCCGTTGCTGTGGCTTTATCAATACCATTTAGTATGTTGGGAACTTTACTTTATGACTTATTTAAATTTATTCCAACTGCTTGGACAACAAAATTTCAAGAATATCTGAATAGGCATGATATTAAAGGCTTTAAGCGTTTATGGGATTTACAAGCAACAATTTTTTTGACAATGTGGTTTCTAATTGGTTTTGTAAGTATTTTAGCAGGTACAACTGCTATTAAATCACTCGTGAGTGCAATTCCACCTGTAATTCAAAACTCACTAACAGTCGCTGCTGGCATGTTACCAGCATTAGGTATGGCATTGCTGTTAGTTACGCTTTGGGACAAAAAATTAGCACCTTACTTTTTTATTGGATTTGGTTTAGTTGCATTTTTCAAAGGAACTTTAATTGAAGTAGCTTTCTTGGCCACAGCTATTGCTCTTATTGTTGCTGTTAGTGAATTAAATAAGATACAAGGTGTAAAGAGAAGTAGTGTACAACAAACAGAAGAGGAGGATTTTTTCGATGACAAATAATGCAGGATTTTTAACGAATAAAAAATCAGAAAATAAATTTTATAATAATCTATTTTGGAGATCTCAGTGGTTGATGTTTTGTACTTCATACACTAAACAGCAGGCTGTAACTTTTTCATGGGTTTTAATTCCATATTTGGAAAAAATCTATGGTAAAGACAGTGATGCTTTTTACGATGCAATGTTACGTCATCAGGACTTCTTCAACACTAATGTAACTTTGGCGCCCTTTGTTATGGGACTGGTTACATCAATGGAAAAAGAAAATGGGGAATACGGAATTGATACTCAAAGTATTAGAGCGATTAAATCAAGTTTGATGGGACCTTTAGCAGGTATTGGTGATTCGTTGATCTCTAATTGTTTGAGATTAATTGCAACTGGTGTGGCAATTGGCTTCTTTAAAGAAGGTAGTTGGCTCGGTCCTCTTTTGTTTATGTTAGTTTATGATATCCCTAACTTTGGTTTGAGATGGCTATCAGGAAAATATGGTTATAAGTTAGGCAATAGTTTTATTGTAAAAGCCATGAAATCCGGCACTTTAAAAATTATTACCAAAGTGGCTTCAATTATTGGTCTAATGATGGTTGGTGCAATGACAGCCCAATATGTAACATTTAATACAATTCTTAAAATCAAGACTGCAGGGCAGATATTAAATATTCAAAGTATGTTTGATTCGATTTTACCAGGTATACTTCCATTGGCTTTAGTTTTAGGTTGCTTCTTTTATTTGCGTAAAAAGAATAAACCTGTTCGAGTACTGCTTACAATAGTCGCTTTGGCATTTGTGTTAACAATAATTGGATTTACAGGTGTGTAATTTAAAATGGTCAATTTAATTAAGATGTTTTAAGAAATCTACTAAATGATAAGGGGTTTTATGATGTTAAAACATAAATTAAACTTTATTAAATGGCTTATGGCCATTGCTTTAATTGCCACATTTATTACTATCCCAGAAAACATTAATGCTGAAAGTATAGAGAATGTATCTATAAGTAAAACTAATATACCTAATAATTTTAGCAATTTTCGTATTGATCAAGGATTACCTGTAAAATATATAAAAATTCAAGTGCCTAAGCAGAACGATAATTTTTTAAAGGTTAAGACGGATAATACGTTGGGGTATGTGAATAAAGCAGATGATGCAACTACTTTTGCAATGTATCTAACTAAACCTCAAAGCTCACTGGGATATGAGATAGAGCCTAGTATTCAACTTCAGGATGCAAAGAACGGTAAATTTTTATCAATTCAGTCTTATAAAAAGAATAGTGATTTCTTTAATAAAATCACAAATAATTTTTTTAGAATCATGGCTACTGCCAATACGGCAGGTTATAATGAACGCTTTTATTCAGATTATAATTCAAGTAAAAACGAATATACTGTAAGCAGCCATTTGGAAACTATAAGAGATGATAAATCCTTTAAAACGTATTATGTTACCAGTTCACAAACTTCAGGTTTAGTATCAACTACTGCAAATACCGAACCGGAATACTACAAATTTATTTCTGCAGAACCTGAAGGAAAAATTCAGATAATTAGTGATACAGTAAATAATTATGCCAATATTTATTGGAAGGGACTAAGGAGTGATAAACCAGCTAATTTTTCGATTAATAAAAATGTAAAAATTAATAAAAAGGGCAATCTATTTTCTGCACAGGTTCCATTAACTAAAAAAGTGAAAAACATTGCAATTAAGTATCATAGGCGTGGTAAATCGCAAATGTCTGGAAAAGTTAAAGTTAAACTAATGCTACATCCAGGAATTCATGTAAATAGTGCTGAATTAACTACAATGAAAAAACATATTCAAAAAAAGGAAGAACCGTGGTATTCAGATTATTTATTACTTAAAAATACTGTAGCCTATCATCAAAGCGAAGCTACTTTTGTCCCTAATGCTTGTGAAGCAATTGGTCGTGGTGATCAACCTTCATCAAATAATATTAATTATTTTGAAACATCGGGTAATGCAGCTTATTTTAATTCTTTAGAATGGGTAATTACTGGTAATGATAACTATGCCCAAACTGCAGTTAAAATTCTTAATTCATGGGCTAATAAGCTTAAAGTTTTAGATGGTAGAGATAGAATTCTAGGTGCCGGACTGAATTGTGTCAAGTTTGCGACAGCTGCAGATATTCTTTCATCTTATAAAGGTGGATATAAAGGATATAGCAATACTGATCTGCAGCAGTTGCGTAATATGTTAATTAATGTTATTTATCCCGACCTGCAAGATGCAGGAGTGGCAATGATTGCAAATGGGAACTGGGATTTAGCGGCTATTGAAGGATTAATTTCAATTGGAGTGGTTTGTGATAACTATCAAATATATCAACAAGCATTACAACTGGAAAAAGATCCGTTTATTAATGGCTCAATTAATAATTATATTAATAACTTAGGCCAATGTACTGAAGCTGGGCGAGACATGGCACATGCACAATTGGGTATTGGATTGACAGCTGAAGTATTTCAAGTAGCTAGAAATCAAGGTGAGAATCTTTTCGGTTTGTATGATAATCGATTAGCTAAAGCTTCTGAATGGCTCGCTCAATATAATTTGACTTTTAAAGCTCCGAGTTTTACACCATTAAATAATATATTTGGTAGAAAAGATGAATTTAGTTATTGGGATAAATTGGATAGCCAATCTATTAGTAGAGGAGAACTTAGGCCAATTTATGAGATGATTCTTTCAGAATATAATTCTAAAAAGATCAATTTATATTGGACTAAAAAGGCAGCAAAGTCAATGAGACCACAGGGGTTTGTTAATACGGATAATTATAACTTTGATACATTAACTTTTTATAAAGGCCCAGCGGAACATGATTCACCTGTTTTTAAATTAAGGCAAAAAGTTGAACCTTGGTACAATAGAAAACGAACAAATGCGACTGATACTATTTTAGATTACGAACCGTATCCGTCTTATTATAGCTGTGATCAAAATGGTAAACTGTTTGCGGATAAGCGCTTTGAACAAGCAGATAAATTCAAGTTAATAATTAATCCAGAAGGGACAGTGTCTATTTTAGATTTAAATAATAATAAATATCTTAATGTTATGTCATCTTTGGATTCAAGTGCTACCAGCGTTGCGGTAACTGTGACTGCTTCTAGTATTACTGATGAGTCTAAATTCAATTTGATATCTAATGGACTAGGTTTTTATTCTTTAACGCCTAAACTATGTAGTTCTAACTTATTAGAATCAGTAGTGTTAAAAGATAATAACGTCCAACTGGTTGTTGGTCACAATTCATTATTACCAAGTGTTGCAAATCAGAATAGATTTATTTTTATGTATTTAACCGATTGAAATATAAATTTAAAAATAGTTTAGCTTTTAAGGATATTATGAAGTATTAGCTTTCTTAATCGTATATGCTTTATAATAGTTTAAATAGATGTTTTATTGGTAATTATTGCTAAGAGATGCTGACTAGTTTATCAATAAATACAATAGTAGAATTTTATAATAAGGACTGTAGTAATGGAAGCTAAACTATATGGAACTGTTTTATTGAAAGCTAAGGTTATCATGAATGTGTTGTTAGAAGCTAACGGAGGCTTAACACTGGATGAAATATCATCTAAAGCAATAATTCCTAAACCGACAACATTTAAAATACTAAAAACATTAGACTATATTAAATTTGTGAGAAAAGACGCTGCTGGAAAAAAATATTTTTTAGGAACGAAGATGATTGGCTACGGAAATAAAGCATTAAAAGGATTTGATATAGTTTCTTTAAGTAATCCATATATCAAGCAACTTAGTGAGGTAACCAATGAAACAATTAATTTGGGTATAGAAGAAGATTTTAAAGTAATTTTACTTAAAAAAATAGATAGCAGACAGCCGATTAATCTTAATTCCAGAGTAGGTGGTTCGATGGAACTTTATTCATCTGCAATGGGGAAAGCTATTCTGGCAACTAAGACAGATGAAGAACTGGACCAATATTTTTCTGAAGTACAATTAAAACCGTTAACCGATAATACAGTTACAAGTATTAATGAGTTACGACAACAAATTATACAAATAAAAAAAGATAAATTTGCACTTGAAAATCAAGAAAACCAAGATGAAGTTGTTTGTATTGGAATAGCTATTGAAAAGTATGGGAAATTATTTGGTGCTATTAGTATTAGTATTCCTGAATACAGATTAAATAATTTTAAACTTGCAGATTTAGAAAAATTGATTATTTCTGTTAAAAATAAAATCACGAAAGCAATTTAAGAGGCTAGTGTAAAAGTGTTTATACATAATTTTTTCTTTAAAAAAAGAAATCAAATTTCTTATTTAGAAAGGAACGTGACATGTACGAAAAATTAAAATATGGTCAAGAAATTAACACAGAAAATTTTGTTTCCAGAGATCAAATAATTGCTGCAATTAAAGATGTACTCAAGCATATTGATCTTAATATGACATACTTTGGGTTAGAATTTCCAACTCCGAACACATTTTCAGGTCAATATAAGAAAATGTTGAATACAGAATGGACTAATGGATTTTGGACCGGAATACTTTGGTTGGCTTATCAATACAGTCATGAATACAGATATTATGATCTGGCTATAAATAATGCAAAATCGTTTGCTAATAGAATTAATCACCAGGTTGCTGTTGACAATCATGATCTAGGATTTCTATACACAACTTCCATTGTTAGTGCATACAAGATTACACATAATCCTAAATTTAAACAAATTGGTCTGAATGCCGCAGAACAGTTAACAAAACGTTATCAGCAGAAAGGAGGGTTTATCCAAGCTTGGGGTAAGATGAAAGGCGAAGATAATTATCGTTTAATTGTTGATTCGTTAATGAATATTCCACTTCTTTATTGGGCGGAGTCGGTTACAGGAAATTCTAAATTTGGTAATATGGCAGATTCACATTATACGCAGGTAGTGAAAACGATTGTTAGAGATAATGGATCAACATATCATACATTTTATTTTGATAAGAATACAGGTTTACCGTTAAGAGGTGCTACTCATCAAGGTTATAGCGATGATTCTAGCTGGGCAAGGGGACAAGCATGGGCTATATATGGAATCTCTTTGCATTATAAATATCGTAAGAATAATAAGGATATGGCAACTTTTGCAGGAGTAACAAATTATTTTCTTAATCGTTTGCCAAAGGATTATGTGCCTTACTGGGATCTTATATTTGGAGATGGTGATAAACAACCACGTGATTCATCCTCTGCAGTGATTGCAATTTGTGGAATAATGGAAATGCTTAAATATCTTCCTGAAAGTTATGAGAATAAATATAAGTATGAAATCATGCTTCATAAAATGATGAGCTCAATAATAAATAATTACGCAAACAAAAACTTTATTGCTGGAGCACCGTTGTTGGACCATGGGGTTTACTCCTGGCGTGCAGGTAATGGTGTTGATGAAGGAAATTTATGGGGCGATTATTTTTACTTTGAGGCACTAATCAGATTTTATGAAGATTGGTATGTTTTTTGGTAAAGATTGTAAAGCTGTTAAGAGGCCTTGAATAGGATGAATTTGTTGAATATTGTGTTAATAATTATACTTACTGTTACTGTATTGCTTTATTTGGTTGTTTTTCCATAATTACGTCACAAAAGTATAGAAAAAAGTAGAAATTATGACAGTAATTGATGTAGTTGAATCCAAAGATAAGCATATTCAATCTGATAATTGGATTTTTGCGCCAGAAATTAATTGTAAAAAATAACTTAATAATAGTTTTGTGATTACTATGAAGACCGATGAATATGAGTTATTTTGTTCTCTTCGGAATAGTCAGTTAGAAGAACAGATGTATTCACCACGTTATAATCAATTGTAGAAAACTTCAAAATTAATTTTATCCATACAGTTTGTAAACAATAATCTTGCGTACACTGTTTTAGGCAAAAAAAGTAGTTTAGTGGATGTTCATTATTGTAACTCTAAACGCAATGGTGAAATAGTTCATGATGATATTCATAGTTATGGCCTAGAAATTGATTTAACAAATAATCATCGGGTAATTATCAATATTCAACATGAAAACACAATTATGGGCAACAAGTTATATATAGTTAATGGTATTCCCTGTTATGGTGATGTTTCTGTTACTTATGAATAATAATTTAAGAAAGAAGTTTTATTAAAATGAATTTAAAAATGAATATGAATTATGCACATAGTCCGGAAGACGTTAAACATTATTCAACTGATGAATTAAGAAGTCAATTTTTGGTACCTAAGGTTTTTGAGCCTGGGAAGATCAATTTAACTTATACCTACAATGATCGAATGATTCTTGGTGGTGTTATGCCAACGGAAAAACCATTAGAAATCGTTCTGAGCA
Protein-coding regions in this window:
- a CDS encoding IclR family transcriptional regulator, which translates into the protein MEAKLYGTVLLKAKVIMNVLLEANGGLTLDEISSKAIIPKPTTFKILKTLDYIKFVRKDAAGKKYFLGTKMIGYGNKALKGFDIVSLSNPYIKQLSEVTNETINLGIEEDFKVILLKKIDSRQPINLNSRVGGSMELYSSAMGKAILATKTDEELDQYFSEVQLKPLTDNTVTSINELRQQIIQIKKDKFALENQENQDEVVCIGIAIEKYGKLFGAISISIPEYRLNNFKLADLEKLIISVKNKITKAI
- a CDS encoding glycoside hydrolase family 88 protein — encoded protein: MYEKLKYGQEINTENFVSRDQIIAAIKDVLKHIDLNMTYFGLEFPTPNTFSGQYKKMLNTEWTNGFWTGILWLAYQYSHEYRYYDLAINNAKSFANRINHQVAVDNHDLGFLYTTSIVSAYKITHNPKFKQIGLNAAEQLTKRYQQKGGFIQAWGKMKGEDNYRLIVDSLMNIPLLYWAESVTGNSKFGNMADSHYTQVVKTIVRDNGSTYHTFYFDKNTGLPLRGATHQGYSDDSSWARGQAWAIYGISLHYKYRKNNKDMATFAGVTNYFLNRLPKDYVPYWDLIFGDGDKQPRDSSSAVIAICGIMEMLKYLPESYENKYKYEIMLHKMMSSIINNYANKNFIAGAPLLDHGVYSWRAGNGVDEGNLWGDYFYFEALIRFYEDWYVFW